Proteins encoded within one genomic window of Halomonas sp. YLGW01:
- a CDS encoding urease subunit gamma yields MELTPRDKDKLLLFTAALLAERRRARGLKLNYPEAVALISAEIMEGARDGRSVAEMMSAGREILTREDVMEGVAEMVDEVQVEATFPDGTKLVTVHHPIV; encoded by the coding sequence GTGGAACTGACCCCGAGAGACAAGGACAAGCTGTTGCTGTTCACCGCGGCGCTGCTCGCCGAGCGCCGCCGGGCCCGCGGGCTCAAGCTCAACTATCCCGAGGCGGTGGCGCTGATCAGTGCCGAGATCATGGAGGGCGCGCGGGACGGGCGCAGCGTGGCCGAGATGATGAGTGCGGGGCGCGAGATCCTGACCCGCGAGGATGTCATGGAAGGGGTGGCCGAGATGGTCGACGAGGTCCAGGTCGAGGCGACCTTTCCGGATGGGACCAAGCTGGTCACCGTTCACCACCCCATCGTCTAA
- a CDS encoding urease accessory protein UreD, translated as MTVFKPLDPEQASPVASGHRFDGERHWAAAIDLGFTRREEPGGGVTRLTRARHQGPLRVQRPFYPEPREAGGEAGSCHVYLLHPPGGLVSGDALSINAEVGAGARALITTPAANKLYRADSHGVAWAQHTRLSVDTGGELEWLPQETIAFDGSRGVQSTEIALEKEARCLGWEVLALGRPAGALPFVSGHLEQRFSLMQAGRPLWHERQLLDPTHPRFAGRWGQGGARVQATLWAVGLEDEASAVALLREALPASPRWAATVRQGVLLLRYLGEERDEAWHLCQAAWAQLRPRLLGREACVPRIWLT; from the coding sequence ATGACCGTCTTCAAGCCCCTCGACCCCGAGCAGGCATCGCCCGTCGCCAGCGGGCATCGCTTCGACGGCGAGCGCCACTGGGCAGCCGCCATCGACCTCGGTTTTACTCGCCGCGAGGAACCCGGCGGCGGCGTGACTCGCCTGACCCGGGCCCGTCACCAGGGCCCGCTGCGGGTGCAGCGCCCCTTCTACCCGGAGCCCCGGGAGGCCGGGGGGGAGGCGGGTAGCTGCCACGTCTACCTGCTGCATCCGCCTGGTGGGCTGGTCAGCGGCGATGCCCTCTCCATCAATGCCGAGGTGGGAGCGGGCGCTCGGGCCCTGATCACCACCCCGGCCGCCAACAAGCTCTACCGGGCCGACAGCCACGGGGTGGCCTGGGCCCAGCACACAAGGCTTTCGGTGGATACCGGTGGCGAACTCGAGTGGCTGCCTCAGGAGACCATCGCCTTCGATGGCTCCCGTGGGGTGCAGAGCACCGAAATTGCGCTTGAAAAGGAGGCGCGCTGCCTGGGCTGGGAGGTGCTGGCGCTCGGTCGCCCGGCTGGCGCGCTGCCGTTCGTCTCCGGGCATCTCGAGCAGCGCTTTTCACTGATGCAGGCCGGTCGCCCCCTGTGGCATGAGCGTCAGCTGCTCGACCCTACCCATCCCCGCTTCGCGGGGCGCTGGGGGCAGGGCGGTGCCCGGGTGCAGGCGACCCTGTGGGCGGTCGGGCTCGAAGACGAGGCCTCCGCCGTGGCCCTGCTGCGCGAGGCGCTGCCGGCCTCGCCCCGCTGGGCGGCGACGGTGCGCCAAGGGGTGCTGCTGCTGCGCTATCTCGGGGAGGAGCGGGACGAGGCCTGGCACCTGTGCCAGGCGGCCTGGGCGCAGCTGCGGCCGCGGCTGTTGGGACGCGAGGCCTGCGTGCCGCGCATCTGGCTGACCTGA
- the urtD gene encoding urea ABC transporter ATP-binding protein UrtD, which translates to MSLFDALADRDRVFDFLVPAPSPVDVRHGPILYLDDVNVSFDGFKAINHLNLTIDDGELRCIIGPNGAGKTTMMDIITGKTRPDSGQVWFGSRHDLLTKNEPEIASLGIGRKFQKPTVFEALSVFDNLELAMATDKRVLPTLTARLGGEQRDRIDQVLKTIGLEALRHRQAGILSHGQKQWLEIGMLLMQRPRLLLVDEPVAGMTEQEMERTAELLTGLAGQQSVVVVEHDMGFVRSIARQVTVLHQGSVLAEGSMDQVSNDPKVIEVYLGAEEA; encoded by the coding sequence ATGAGCCTGTTCGATGCCCTGGCCGATCGTGATCGGGTCTTCGACTTCTTGGTGCCGGCGCCATCGCCGGTGGACGTGCGACACGGCCCGATTCTCTACCTGGACGACGTCAATGTCAGTTTCGATGGCTTCAAGGCCATCAATCATCTCAACCTGACCATCGATGACGGCGAGCTGCGCTGCATCATCGGCCCCAATGGCGCCGGCAAGACCACCATGATGGACATCATCACCGGCAAGACGCGGCCCGACAGCGGCCAGGTCTGGTTCGGCAGCCGGCACGACCTGCTGACCAAGAACGAACCCGAGATCGCCTCGCTGGGGATCGGCCGCAAGTTCCAGAAGCCGACGGTCTTCGAGGCGCTCAGCGTCTTCGACAACCTGGAGCTCGCCATGGCGACCGACAAGCGGGTGCTGCCGACCCTGACCGCCCGGCTCGGCGGTGAGCAGCGCGACCGCATCGATCAGGTGCTAAAGACCATTGGCCTGGAGGCGCTGCGTCACCGTCAGGCGGGCATTCTCTCCCATGGCCAGAAACAGTGGCTGGAGATTGGCATGTTGCTGATGCAGCGCCCGCGACTGCTGCTGGTCGACGAACCGGTGGCCGGCATGACCGAGCAGGAGATGGAGCGTACCGCCGAGCTGCTCACCGGCTTGGCCGGCCAGCAGTCGGTGGTGGTGGTGGAGCACGACATGGGCTTCGTACGCTCGATCGCCCGCCAGGTCACGGTGCTTCATCAAGGCAGCGTGCTGGCCGAGGGCAGCATGGACCAGGTCTCGAATGACCCGAAGGTCATCGAGGTCTATCTGGGCGCGGAGGAGGCCTGA
- a CDS encoding urease subunit beta yields MIPGEYQLKDGEIALCEGLTRITVTVANTGDRPIQVGSHYHFFEANPALDFDRGPTRGHRLDVAAGTAIRFEPGQKREVTLIPFTGRRTVYGFRGEVMGSLSMTPGAARQSSSPSSAPDAAGPSAVDDTDQGGES; encoded by the coding sequence ATGATTCCCGGCGAGTATCAATTGAAGGATGGCGAGATCGCACTGTGCGAGGGGCTCACGCGGATCACCGTGACCGTCGCCAACACCGGTGACCGGCCGATCCAGGTCGGCTCCCACTATCACTTCTTCGAGGCCAATCCGGCGCTTGATTTCGACCGCGGGCCGACTCGGGGCCATCGCCTGGACGTGGCCGCCGGCACGGCGATCCGCTTCGAGCCCGGTCAGAAACGTGAGGTGACGCTGATTCCCTTCACCGGTCGCCGCACCGTCTATGGCTTTCGCGGCGAGGTGATGGGATCGCTCTCTATGACGCCCGGTGCTGCACGCCAGTCTAGCTCTCCATCCAGCGCGCCCGACGCCGCGGGGCCTTCGGCAGTCGATGATACGGATCAGGGAGGTGAGTCATGA
- the urtE gene encoding urea ABC transporter ATP-binding subunit UrtE, translated as MLTIDKLNQFYGESHTLWDLDLEVPQGECTCVMGRNGVGKTTLLKCVMGEVPIKSGSLRFAGEVELTRKRLEDRSRLGIGYVPQGRQIFPLLSVEENLRTGLAARRDGSRRIPERVFELFPVLDEMRHRRGGDLSGGQQQQLAIGRALVIEPRLLILDEPGEGIQPNIVAQIGEVIRRLIREDGLTVLLVEQKLPFARKYADRFTILDRGRPVASGGIDELSDDLIKRHLTV; from the coding sequence ATGCTCACGATCGACAAGCTCAACCAGTTCTACGGCGAGAGCCATACCCTGTGGGATCTCGACCTCGAGGTGCCGCAAGGCGAGTGCACTTGCGTGATGGGTCGCAACGGTGTGGGCAAGACCACGCTGCTGAAGTGCGTGATGGGCGAGGTGCCGATCAAGAGCGGCAGCCTGCGCTTTGCCGGCGAGGTGGAGCTGACCAGGAAGCGCCTCGAGGACCGCTCCAGGCTCGGCATCGGCTATGTGCCCCAGGGTCGCCAGATCTTCCCGCTGCTCAGCGTCGAGGAGAACCTGCGCACCGGGCTCGCCGCCCGCCGGGACGGCAGCCGCCGCATCCCCGAGCGGGTCTTCGAGCTGTTTCCGGTGCTCGATGAGATGCGCCATCGCCGCGGCGGCGACCTGTCCGGTGGCCAGCAGCAGCAGCTGGCGATCGGCCGAGCCCTGGTCATCGAGCCGCGGCTTTTGATCCTCGATGAGCCGGGGGAGGGCATTCAGCCCAATATCGTCGCCCAGATTGGCGAGGTGATTCGCCGGCTGATCCGCGAGGATGGACTGACCGTGCTGCTGGTCGAGCAGAAGCTGCCCTTCGCCCGCAAGTATGCCGATCGCTTCACGATCCTCGACCGCGGCCGGCCGGTGGCCAGCGGCGGAATCGACGAGCTCTCCGATGACCTGATCAAGCGACACCTGACCGTATGA
- the ureC gene encoding urease subunit alpha, with product MKISRQAYADMYGPTVGDRVRLGDTELWIEVERDAASYGDEVKFGGGKVIRDGMGQSQRADEAVMDTVITNALILDWWGIVKADVGLQAGRIAAIGKAGNPDTQPEVEIVIGPGTEVIAGEGKILTAGGIDAHIHFICPQQVEEALMSGVTTMLGGGTGPATGSNATTCTPGAWHIGKMLQAVDSLPMNIGFLGKGNASLPEALEAQLEAGAMGLKLHEDWGTTPASIDACLSVAERYDVQVAIHTDTLNESGFVEDTLAAFKERGIHTYHTEGAGGGHAPDILTACAKPYVLPSSTNPTRPYTVNTIDEHLDMLMVCHHLDPNIPEDVAFADSRIRRETIAAEDILHDLGVISMIASDSQAMGRVGEVICRTWQTAHKMKVQRGLLPEDETLGADNLRARRYIAKYTINPAITHGIAHEVGSIEVGKLADLVLWDPAFFGVKPALTLKGGMIAAAPMGDPNASIPTPQPVHYRPMFGAFGKAASATRLSFISQAALAGGLKERLGLDSPLVACRDTRAVRKGDMKLNDVCPDLSVDPQTYEVRCDGELLTCEPATELPLAQRYHLF from the coding sequence ATGAAGATCAGTCGACAGGCCTATGCCGACATGTACGGCCCCACCGTCGGCGACCGGGTGCGGCTCGGCGACACCGAGCTGTGGATAGAGGTCGAGCGTGACGCCGCCTCCTATGGCGATGAGGTCAAGTTCGGCGGCGGCAAGGTGATCCGCGATGGCATGGGCCAGAGCCAGCGCGCCGATGAAGCGGTGATGGACACGGTGATCACCAATGCGCTGATTCTTGACTGGTGGGGCATCGTCAAGGCGGACGTGGGGCTCCAGGCCGGGCGCATCGCGGCGATCGGCAAGGCCGGCAACCCGGATACCCAGCCGGAGGTCGAGATCGTGATCGGCCCCGGCACCGAGGTGATCGCGGGCGAGGGCAAGATTCTCACTGCCGGCGGCATCGATGCGCATATCCATTTCATCTGCCCCCAGCAGGTGGAAGAGGCGCTGATGAGTGGGGTGACCACCATGCTGGGCGGCGGGACCGGCCCGGCCACCGGCTCCAATGCCACCACCTGTACGCCGGGCGCCTGGCACATCGGCAAGATGCTGCAGGCGGTGGATTCGCTGCCCATGAACATCGGATTCCTCGGCAAGGGCAACGCCAGCCTGCCCGAGGCGCTGGAGGCGCAGCTCGAGGCCGGCGCCATGGGCCTCAAGCTCCACGAGGACTGGGGCACCACGCCGGCCTCCATCGATGCCTGTCTGTCGGTGGCAGAGCGCTATGACGTCCAGGTGGCGATCCATACCGATACCCTCAACGAATCGGGGTTCGTCGAGGATACCCTGGCGGCATTCAAGGAACGCGGCATCCACACCTATCACACCGAGGGCGCCGGCGGCGGCCACGCGCCGGACATCCTCACCGCCTGCGCCAAGCCCTATGTGCTGCCGTCGTCGACCAATCCGACCCGGCCCTACACGGTCAACACCATCGATGAGCATCTGGACATGCTGATGGTGTGTCACCACCTCGATCCTAACATTCCCGAGGACGTGGCCTTCGCCGATTCGCGCATCCGCCGCGAGACCATCGCCGCCGAGGATATCCTGCATGACCTGGGCGTGATCTCGATGATCGCCTCGGACTCCCAGGCCATGGGCCGGGTCGGCGAGGTGATCTGCCGGACCTGGCAGACCGCCCACAAGATGAAGGTCCAGCGCGGCCTGCTGCCGGAAGACGAAACGCTGGGAGCCGACAACCTGCGGGCCCGGCGCTACATCGCCAAGTACACCATCAATCCTGCCATCACCCACGGCATTGCTCACGAGGTGGGCTCGATCGAGGTCGGCAAGCTGGCCGACCTGGTGCTCTGGGATCCGGCCTTCTTCGGCGTCAAGCCGGCGCTGACTCTCAAGGGCGGGATGATCGCGGCGGCCCCCATGGGCGATCCCAATGCCTCGATTCCCACGCCGCAGCCGGTGCATTACCGGCCGATGTTCGGCGCCTTCGGCAAGGCCGCCAGCGCCACTCGGCTGTCCTTCATCAGCCAGGCGGCGCTGGCGGGAGGCCTCAAGGAACGGCTGGGGCTCGATAGCCCGCTGGTGGCCTGTCGTGACACTCGGGCCGTGCGCAAGGGGGACATGAAGCTCAATGATGTCTGCCCTGACCTCAGCGTGGACCCCCAGACCTATGAGGTGCGCTGTGACGGCGAGCTGCTGACCTGCGAGCCGGCCACCGAGCTGCCGCTCGCCCAGCGCTATCACCTGTTCTGA
- the ureE gene encoding urease accessory protein UreE codes for MLKLIERLGPIEASRACDTLTLPFELRMRGRLKAQTDGGQEVGLFLDRGPVLREGEGLEADSGEIVLIRAAAEPVVTARIDAGLALARLCYHLGNRHVALAIGADEAGGWVRFPPDHVLEELAERLGARLTHHDAPFDPEPGAYAQAGHAHGHSNGHSHAHSHGHGHSHDHSHNHSHGSEDGHCHAADQHDHVH; via the coding sequence ATGCTGAAATTGATCGAACGCCTGGGACCCATCGAGGCGAGCAGGGCCTGCGACACCCTGACGCTGCCCTTCGAGCTACGTATGCGCGGGCGCCTCAAGGCGCAGACCGATGGCGGCCAGGAGGTAGGCCTGTTTCTCGACCGCGGCCCGGTGTTACGCGAGGGAGAAGGCCTTGAGGCCGACAGCGGCGAGATCGTGCTTATCCGGGCCGCCGCCGAACCGGTGGTCACGGCACGGATCGATGCCGGCCTGGCCCTGGCGAGACTCTGCTATCACCTGGGCAATCGCCATGTGGCGCTGGCCATCGGCGCCGACGAGGCGGGTGGCTGGGTGCGCTTCCCGCCGGACCATGTCCTCGAGGAGCTGGCCGAGCGGCTGGGCGCTCGCCTGACGCATCACGACGCCCCCTTCGACCCCGAGCCCGGCGCCTATGCTCAGGCGGGCCATGCACATGGGCACTCGAATGGCCACTCACATGCTCACTCGCATGGCCACGGCCATTCCCATGATCATTCTCACAACCATTCCCATGGCAGTGAAGACGGCCATTGCCACGCGGCGGATCAGCATGACCATGTCCACTGA
- the urtC gene encoding urea ABC transporter permease subunit UrtC — MAHANSSSSGPWLTRPFTERATRLFLAVLVFSLVVVTVLHLALPEGHPLHVSSYTVTLLGKYLCYALLAVAVDLVWGYLGILSLGHGAFFALGGYAMGMYLMRQIGDRGVYGDPLLPDFMVFLNWDSLPWFWQGFDMAWFAFLMVLLAPGLLALVFGFLAFRSRVTGVYLSIITQALTFALMLAFFRNEMGFGGNNGLTDFRELLGFDLRSDATRLGLFLASGVALALGYLVCRGIVGSKLGRVCVAARDAEARVRFLGYRVERVQLCVFVVSAMLAGVAGALYVPQVGIINPSEFSPLFSIEIVVWVALGGRGTLYGAVIGALLVNYAKTVFTGVMPDAWLFALGGLFVVVTVMLPKGIAGLMARRVKMDDATPLKEATP; from the coding sequence ATGGCGCATGCGAATTCTTCATCCTCCGGCCCCTGGCTGACGCGTCCCTTCACCGAGCGAGCGACGCGGCTGTTCCTCGCCGTTCTCGTCTTCTCGCTGGTGGTGGTCACGGTCCTGCACCTGGCCCTGCCCGAAGGGCATCCGCTGCATGTCTCGAGCTATACCGTGACCCTGCTCGGCAAGTACCTGTGCTACGCGCTGTTGGCCGTGGCGGTGGACCTGGTGTGGGGCTATCTGGGCATCCTGAGCCTCGGCCATGGCGCCTTCTTCGCCCTCGGGGGCTACGCCATGGGCATGTACCTGATGCGCCAGATCGGCGATCGCGGCGTCTATGGCGACCCGCTGCTGCCGGACTTCATGGTCTTCCTCAACTGGGACAGCCTGCCCTGGTTCTGGCAAGGCTTCGACATGGCATGGTTCGCCTTCCTGATGGTGCTGCTGGCGCCGGGCCTGCTGGCGCTGGTGTTCGGTTTCCTGGCCTTTCGTTCCCGGGTCACCGGAGTCTATCTGTCGATCATCACCCAGGCGCTGACCTTCGCCCTGATGCTGGCTTTCTTCCGCAACGAGATGGGCTTCGGCGGCAACAATGGTCTGACGGATTTCCGTGAGCTACTGGGCTTCGATCTGAGAAGCGACGCCACGCGGTTGGGGCTCTTCCTGGCCTCCGGGGTGGCGCTGGCGCTGGGGTATCTGGTGTGTCGCGGCATCGTCGGCAGCAAGCTCGGAAGGGTCTGCGTGGCCGCCCGAGACGCCGAGGCCCGGGTGCGCTTTCTCGGCTATCGGGTCGAGCGGGTGCAGCTGTGCGTGTTCGTGGTCTCGGCGATGCTCGCCGGGGTCGCCGGTGCGCTCTACGTTCCCCAGGTGGGCATCATCAACCCCAGCGAGTTCTCGCCACTTTTCTCGATCGAGATCGTGGTCTGGGTGGCACTGGGCGGTCGCGGCACCCTCTACGGCGCGGTGATCGGGGCGCTGCTGGTGAACTACGCCAAGACCGTCTTCACCGGCGTGATGCCGGATGCCTGGCTGTTCGCCCTCGGCGGGCTCTTCGTGGTGGTCACGGTGATGCTGCCCAAGGGCATCGCGGGGCTGATGGCCCGTCGCGTCAAGATGGATGATGCGACCCCACTCAAGGAGGCAACCCCATGA